One genomic segment of Arachis duranensis cultivar V14167 chromosome 4, aradu.V14167.gnm2.J7QH, whole genome shotgun sequence includes these proteins:
- the LOC107485371 gene encoding uncharacterized protein LOC107485371, with amino-acid sequence MASEDSFLVLVHHRGSIKRKTRSGVKFTDKDPLCIIVSSTTSFDDIVSSVLMKLALEGVKRVKKFFYRIPITVLQDTVKYACFTIGSDEDLQVMFHCRRQFPEVRTPELLAKLVDVVSSSGGSNRNTNTLATVAGSSSRPAVASSSVPPYEPPVQPVASPSFAVDLISSVGDEVGTGEFIPTSIQCVAPAGVGDGLFDDPEDDDVESDMVADDSGDDIGASEPAGAGGGSSSGTQ; translated from the coding sequence ATGGCTAGTGAGGACAGTTTTCTAGTGTTGGTTCACCATAGAGGATCGATTAAGAGAAAAACTCGTTCCGGTGTGAAGTTCACCGATAAGGATCCTCTCTGTATTATCGTGAGTTCTACGACGAGCTTTGATGACATTGTTAGCTCTGTACTGATGAAACTTGCTCTGGAAGGTGTGAAAAGGGTTAAAAAGTTTTTCTATCGCATTCCAATCACGGTGCTCCAGGATACCGTGAAGTATGCTTGTTTCACGATCGGGAGTGATGAGGACTTGCAGGTCATGTTTCATTGTCGCCGGCAGTTTCCCGAAGTGAGGACACCAGAGCTATTGGCAAAGTTGGTTGATGTGGTATCCAGCTCGGGGGGTTCGAACCGGAATACCAACACTTTAGCCACGGTTGCCGGTTCTAGCTCCAGACCTGCCGTTGCTTCTTCCTCCGTCCCTCCGTACGAGCCACCCGTCCAGCCTGTCGCCTCCCCTTCGTTCGCTGTTGATCTCATCAGCAGTGTTGGCGACGAGGTTGGAACAGGGGAATTTATACCGACCTCTATACAGTGTGTTGCACCGGCTGGGGTTGGAGATGGATTGTTTGATGATCCAGAGGACGATGATGTTGAGTCGGATATGGTTGCTGATGACAGTGGCGATGATATTGGAGCGAGTGAGCCTGCAGGGGCGGGAGGTGGTTCTAGCTCTGGCACACAGTAG